A genomic segment from Salvelinus alpinus chromosome 8, SLU_Salpinus.1, whole genome shotgun sequence encodes:
- the LOC139582752 gene encoding SAM and SH3 domain-containing protein 1-like isoform X4, with protein MDGSLGNIDDLAQEYSEYYNTCFSDVSDRMEELRKRRVSHDLDMEKVDTSPTSLQLRSEIQESLGFSSEVSTPETERKMSLHKSSSEDGSGGKWDNKKKNKSFWQNFRKTSQKGVMQQTSKGEDIGYVASEITMSDEERIQLMMMVKEKMITVEEALARLKEYENHSRQSSSTDTAEWTDGSTPNLNQSSNCKSREQSDDEQTEDSMKFKRLHKLVNSTRRVRKKLIKVEEGKKRGSEDSLSLEASPTCEDNTALYTGVLKKSSLPQDASMSSLTQDQLSLDGDTDSLTTSPSSSSLDTTWSGHKLVKAFSKSSSTHGLIRPPRRLPAGPEGLGAAGVGGSGSSFSELDGCGAEAEEKVSHSMTEGEMRKALTSLSHGVSNDTLYGFYGLTRPRPKPHPQPRLLVALDDVSQGSPKPARHHTSWLRKPDPNYAYSTKHLLYQRSRNCAKTPGVPSSCSSPSPPARCDLAKAKGGTLGGGGCGGWAFPTRRLRSRTAVSELNITYVVERSLYGHLNWAQLVRPVTLSRAERRCLLEEDREADRKWAASVDRCTKRVLLRIQQKSRTCSFGGFDLSNRSLHVVSGGSEPNSTDPEAVYREVVKSPNTSRISLGKKVKSVKETMRKRMSKKYSSSLSEQSSPDGTPSSPQSPQPDTDSLEKPKLKAGGSVESLRSSLSGQSSMSGQTVSTTDSSASNRESVKSEDGDDEEPPYRGPFCGRARVHTDFTPSPYDSDSLKLKKGDVIDIISKPPMGTWMGLLNNKVGTFKFIYVDVLSEEEEKPKRPVRRRRKGRPPKPTSVEELLERINLKEHMPTFLFNGYEDLDTFKLLEGEDLDELNIKDPQHRAVLLTAVELLQEYDSSSDPERSGLSGSQEKLLSDGHILVGDSPRDSGCYESNENLENGKSRKTSRSNRSSAGLQSPDYPTLPMTQSTEALQQSKLERTAKFTKHFFLKPTLRGFSLLGLRKGPRRTRTPMPASRSCEDLDGPPEATGPHAWKRSHSLGDLHWEQAFDQKKDYSLELKPAKGVSKSGNSSRVKGLQGHGDGGSSLAQNGGSAVSPKGRSDQPPVPSQLPLRPPCPTAPLPQPQETLPSPLPSPPEPQLRERSIRTHPKKPPVPPPVPVKKSKERLANGIRHRSLVLSSPTHSYTSTHSHPPSPVISSPSAPALPSKASSTPASPSPASTSPASPASTTATTGCPEPEEPGTPPAVPPPWLSDLPETACPQAQIQGGGGKMVVARKVSYAKMAVDLHSVLEQRLEAEGIDLTEEPYSDKHGRCGIPQPLMQRYSEDLEQPVKDVASNMDQVRVKQLRKQHRMAIPFGGLTEMCRKPLSPGHVSTVSDWLVSIGLPMYATPMAAAGYDTLGRVSSLTESSVWEAGVRDERHVRRLVSEARLVSAHRDGQS; from the exons GATGTCTCTGCACAAGTCCAGCTCTGAAGACGGCTCTGGAG GTAAATGGGACAATAAGAAGAAGAACAAATCCTTCTGGCAGAATTTCCGCAAGACGTCTCAGAAGGGAGTCATGCAGCAGACGTCAAAAG GAGAGGACATAGGCTACGTGGCCAGTGAGATCACCATGAGTGATGAAGAGCGCATCCAGCTGATGATGATGGTGAAGGAGAAAATGATCACTGTGGAAGAGGCTTTAGCTCGG CTGAAGGAGTATGAGAACCATAGCAGACAGTCCAGCAGTACTGACACTGCAGAGTGGACTGATGGATCCACTCCCAATCTAAACCAGTCCTCAAACTGCAAA tctcgGGAGCAGTCAGATGATGAGCAGACAGAGGACTCAATGAAGTTCAAACGGCTCCACAAGCTGGTCAACTCTACCCGCCGCGTCAGGAAGAAACTCATCAAGGTGGAAGAGGGGAAGAAACGCGGCTCCGAAG ATTCTCTGAGCTTGGAGGCATCTCCTACATGTGAGGACAACACAGCCCTGTACACAGGGGTCCTGAAGAAGTCCAGCCTGCCCCAGGATGCATCCATGTCCTCCCTGACCCAGGACCAGCTCTCTCTGGATGGGGACACAGACAGCTTGACCACCTCCCCTTCCTCCAGCAGCCTGGACACTACCTGGTCCGGACACAAGCTGGTCAAGGCCTTCTCTAAGTCCAGCAGCACCCACGGCCTCATCCGGCCTCCCAGGAGACTCCCTGCTGGGCCTGAGGGTTTGGGAGCCGCCGGAGTGGGAGGTAGTGGATCCTCCTTCTCGGAGCTGGACGGCTGTGGTGCCGAGGCCGAAGAGAAGGTGTCGCACTCCATGACGGAGGGCGAGATGCGGAAagccctgacctctctctcccatGGGGTAAGTAATGACACACTCTACGGTTTCTACGGCCTCACCCGGCCACGCCCCAAACCACACCCCCAGCCCCGCCTCCTTGTTGCCCTCGATGACGTCTCCCAGGGTAGCCCCAAACCCGCCCGTCACCACACCAGCTGGCTCAGGAAGCCTGACCCCAATTACGCCTACTCCACCAAACACCTGCTCTACCAGCGCTCCCGGAACTGCGCCAAAACACCAGGGGTGCcctcctcctgttcctccccCTCGCCCCCCGCCCgttgtgacctggccaaggctaAGGGTGGTACGCTGGGTGGAGGGGGGTGTGGGGGCTGGGCATTCCCCACTCGCAGGCTCCGCAGCCGGACGGCGGTGAGCGAACTGAACATCACGTACGTGGTGGAGCGCAGCCTCTACGGCCACCTCAACTGGGCCCAGCTAGTCCGGCCCGTCACCCTCAGCCGTGCCGAGCGCCGCTGCCTgttggaggaggacagggaggcgGACAGGAAGTGGGCGGCCAGCGTGGACCGCTGCACCAAGCGCGTGCTCTTACGCATCCAGCAGAAGTCT AGGACATGTAGTTTTGGAGGGTTTGACCTGTCCAACAGGTCACTCCATGTGGTCAGTGGAGGCTCAGAGCCCAAT aGTACGGATCCAGAGGCTGTATACCGGGAGGTAGTCAAGTCTCCCAACACGTCTCGTATCTCTCTGGGGAAGAAGGTCAAGTCCGTCAAAGAGACCATGAGAAAACGCATGTCCAAGAAGTACAGCAGCTCACTGTCtgaacag TCGAGCCCAGACGGGACTCCCAGCTCCCCCCAGTCCCCTCAGCCAGACACAGACTCTCTGGAGAAACCCAAGCTAAAGGCTGGAGGATCAGTGGAGAGCCTCCGGAGCTCCCTCAGTGGGCAAAGCTCCATGA GTGGTCAGACGGTCAGCACCACAGACTCGTCAGCCagtaacagagagagtgttaAGTCTGAGGATGGAGATGACGAGGAGCCTCCCTACAGAGGGCCCTTCTGTGGCAGGGCGCGAGTACACACTGACTTCACCCCTAGCCCCTACGATTCCGATTCCCTCAAACTAAAG AAAGGGGATGTGATCGACATCATCAGTAAGCCACCCATGGGGACGTGGATGGGCCTGCTCAATAACAAGGTGGGCACCTTTAAGTTCATCTATGTGGACGtgctgagtgaggaggaggagaagcccAAAAGACccgtgaggaggaggaggaagggcagACCTCCCAAACCCACCTCTGTAGAAGAGCTGCTGGAACGCATCAACCTCAAg GAGCACATGCCTACCTTCCTGTTTAATGGCTATGAGGACCTGGACACCTTCAAGCTGCTGGAGGGGGAGGATCTAGATGAGCTCAACATCAAAGACCCTCAACACAGAGCTGTGCTGCTCACCGCTGTGGAGCTACTGCAGgagtatgaca GCAGCAGTGACCCTGAGCGGAGCGGCCTGTCAGGCTCTCAGGAGAAGCTGCTATCAGATGGCCACATCCTGGTGGGCGACTCACCACGTGACTCTGGCTGCTATGAGAGCAATGAGAACCTGGAGAATG GCAAGAGCAGGAAGACATCTCGCTCCAACCGCTCCTCTGCGGGCCTTCAGTCCccagactaccccaccctgcccaTGACCCAGTCCACTGAGGCCCTGCAGCAGAGCAAGCTGGAGCGCACAGCCAAGTTCACAAAGCACTTCTTCCTCAAGCCCACCCTGAGGGGCTTCAGCCTGCTGGGGCTGAGGAAGGGCCCCCGCCGGACCCGGACCCCCATGCCGGCCAGCCGCAGCTGTGAGGACCTGGACGGGCCCCCGGAGGCTACCGGCCCCCATGCCTGGAAGAGATCCCACTCCCTCGGGGACCTCCACTGGGAGCAGGCCTTCGACCAGAAGAAGGACTACAGCCTGGAGCTCAAGCCCGCTAAAGGTGTCTCCAAGTCGGGTAACAGCAGCAGGGTGAAGGGCCTCCAGGGTCATGGAGATGGGGGTTCATCACTGGCTCAGAATGGAGGGAGTGCTGTGAGCCCTAAAGGGCGTTCTGACCAACCCCCTGTGCCCTCCCAGCTGCCCCTCAGACCTCCCTGTCCCACCGCACCGCTTCCCCAGCCCCAGGAGACCCTCCCCAGCCCGCTCCCCAGCCCTCCTGAACCCCAGCTGAGGGAGAGGAGCATCCGGACTCACCCCAAAAAGCCCCCAGTGCCCCCTCCCGTTCCAGTCAAGAAATCCAAGGAGCGCCTGGCCAATGGGATACGCCACCGCTCCCTTGTCCTTTCCTCCCCCACTCATTCCTATACCTCCACACACTCTCATCCCCCCAGCCCTGTCATCAGCAGCCCCAGTGCTCCAGCCCTCCCCAGTAAGGCCTCCAGTACCCCTGCATCCCCCTCTCCAGCCAGCACCTCTCCAGCCTCCCCTGCCTCCACCACCGCCACCACCGGCTGTCCAGAGCCAGAGGAACCAGGCACCCCCCCAGCCGTCCCccctccctggctgtctgacctgCCCGAGACGGCCTGCCCCCAGGCTCAGATCCAGGGCGGTGGTGGCAAGATGGTGGTGGCTAGGAAGGTGTCCTATGCTAAAATGGCTGTCGATCTCCACAGCGTGCTGGAGCAGAGACTGGAGGCCGAGGGCATCGACCTCACAGAGGAACCCTACTCAGACAAA catGGTCGGTGTGGTATCCCCCAGCCCCTGATGCAGCGCTACAGTGAGGACTTGGAGCAGCCAGTGAAGGATGTGGCCTCCAACATGGACCAGGTTCGCGTCAAGCAGCTCCGCAAGCAGCACCGCATGGCT ATCCCGTTTGGAGGTTTGACAGAGATGTGCAGGAAGCCACTCTCCCCAGGTCACGTGAGCACCGTCTCTGATTGGCTCGTGTCCATCGGCCTACCCATGTACGCCACACCGATGGCAGCTGCAGGATATGACACGTTGGGACGTGTGTCCTCTCTCACAGAGAGCAGTGTGTGGGAAGCGGGAGTGCGGGACGAGAGGCACGTCCGTAGACTTGTGAGCGAGGCCCGATTGGTCAGCGCACACAGAGACGGACAGTCGTAA